A window of Chryseobacterium shandongense genomic DNA:
CTGCATAATCAAATTGCTTAAAGAAGATGAGCTCCCGTTCATGTCTTCAAACAGAACGTCTGATGCAAAATCTTTTTCATTGTTTCTTTGAAGTTTGAGCAGGTCATAGTTCAAAGTGTCAGGATAAGAACTGTAGAAAACGTCGAAACTGTAAAACTTCCCGTCTTCAGTGACTACTGAAAAATTGGTCTCTTCTTCAAAATCTCGAGTTGATGCTTTAACCCTCAAAACATTGGCTATATCATCTGCTTTATTTGCTATCAGGTTCTCACTTCCAAGATCAACGTATTTAATCGATGATGGAAATAATAAGTGGGTTGTTTTATTGTATGTAACCTCCATCTTGAAAGGTTCAAGTCTTCCCTGATTCAAAGACATCAAACCCTCTTTATTCTGTGCATTCACTGAATGGAAGATGAATGTCAGTAGGAAGAAAGACATCCATTTGCTTAAAATATTTTTCATAGAATTTTAATTTACTTTAAGTTATTATTTAGCCACCAAAAGAATTTGATGACCGGCTTTTACAGTAACTTTTGGCATTCTGACTCTTTTCTGAAAATACCCAGACACACCCTGTACAACTCCTCGGGTCAAATCAGAAGCAATCTGCTGACCTGCAGATTGTGTCATCATAATATTCGTTCCGGAGGTTTGACTCATATTGGCAACAATATCATTCAGAGCATTCTGTTCCGGGCTTTGAGGAATTTGTAAGCCCAGTTGGCCATCATTGTCATGAATATTAATTTCAACAGGTTGTATTGAACCTTGATATTCAATACTAGATACTTTCATTTGCAATCTTCCGCCTTGAAACTTACAGGAAGCTTTCAGTAAAGTTCCATCTGGTATTTTCGTGTTTCCCAATATCATCGGTTCAGTCAATCGTAATGAAATTAAACTCTCGTTGGTGATCAACTGAGTCTGGTGAATGACCGCTCGGATGCTGTTTGTGGTTAGTGGGTTATTATGAGCACTGTTATTCTGAATTCCTGTGAAACTGTTTCTTGTCAAGCCTGCCAGAAAAGCACTATCACTTGGTTCACGGTATAAAGCAGATACGACGTTTTTGTTTAGGTGCTTTACAGTTGTTATTTTAGTTTGGGTTTCTTTTGACTCTGATTTCTCGATGGCATTAGAAGCTTTTGGTTCTTCGAAAGTTTGGTTCTGCTGAGAAGATGACGGAAGATATTTTGCTGCCAGCTGGTAAGATTTTTCCATTAATTCCAACTGCTCATTGATTCCGCTACCTTTAGGTGTAGAATTACTCTGCTGAGATTCATTTTTTAATCTTGAAATCTCTCTTTTCAGATTACTGACTTCCTGGTCATCCCGACTGTAGAAGCTACCCAGGGTCTGTTGTGCATTTCGATAGCTGTTCATTGCATTCTGGTCACCTTGTATCAACGTCTCTGAATTGCCGTTAGCGTTCAAAGGAGATGATTGAGTTGCCAAATTTGTGGACTGATTGTCGCTCCAATAATCTGATAATGAAGTCAGCTTATTTCTATTTTCCTCATTCTTCTGTTCCAGCAGTTGCTGTTCGTAAGCTTTCTGCTTATCCGACTGCAGTTTATCATCTGCTGCCTGGGGAACCGCGGAATTAAAACCAACTTCCTCAACTGTAACATTTTTGTCTTTTGGTTTAAAGATGAGGTATAGGCATCCTGCACAAACAACGGCCATTAAAAAATAGATAATCGGTTTCTTAAACTTTTCAAGTCTTTGAAGATTATTTAAAGTTTGTTCTTCGTTAGCCACACGGTCGATGTCTCCTTCCGTAATACGAATTTGGGTTCTGTTTTCGTTATTCATTCTGATGGGCTTTATTGATTACATTTTGAGGGATTCCCTGAATATGACTGATGGAAAGGATATTGTTTCCGTTAGCAGTCTCGAACCAGATATAGGTCAGTGTCACTAAAGTCAATAAGCAGTAAATACCTAAGAACAGTTTTGTTAAAGACTTTTGCTTTCTTACGCTTAGAGCTTTCCAACTGTTGTCTGCTCTTTGTATGTATTTTTCAATTGTTGTTCTGAATTTTTTCATATCGTAAATTTTAACGGACAACCGTTTCCAGATCTTTATTTTCAATAACATTGAATTTTTCCATCGTAAATCCCTGCGGATTGTTGTCAGACCGTACGGAGTTCACAAGCAGACAGCTTGTGATTAAACTCCTCTTTGTAAGATTGCTGGATCTGTAGATATAC
This region includes:
- the traN gene encoding conjugative transposon protein TraN, whose amino-acid sequence is MKNILSKWMSFFLLTFIFHSVNAQNKEGLMSLNQGRLEPFKMEVTYNKTTHLLFPSSIKYVDLGSENLIANKADDIANVLRVKASTRDFEEETNFSVVTEDGKFYSFDVFYSSYPDTLNYDLLKLQRNNEKDFASDVLFEDMNGSSSSLSNLIMQSLYENPKRTVKHIGNKSFGIYFLLRGLYVHEGKYYFILHLKNYGNIPYPVDFISFKIVDEKKMKRTVVQDRILSPLRNYSAISKVDEHTEAFDVFVLDQFTLMDGQILEIEILEKNGGRHLKMHLTNEDLTGAFVLKDMNLKLK
- the traM gene encoding conjugative transposon protein TraM encodes the protein MNNENRTQIRITEGDIDRVANEEQTLNNLQRLEKFKKPIIYFLMAVVCAGCLYLIFKPKDKNVTVEEVGFNSAVPQAADDKLQSDKQKAYEQQLLEQKNEENRNKLTSLSDYWSDNQSTNLATQSSPLNANGNSETLIQGDQNAMNSYRNAQQTLGSFYSRDDQEVSNLKREISRLKNESQQSNSTPKGSGINEQLELMEKSYQLAAKYLPSSSQQNQTFEEPKASNAIEKSESKETQTKITTVKHLNKNVVSALYREPSDSAFLAGLTRNSFTGIQNNSAHNNPLTTNSIRAVIHQTQLITNESLISLRLTEPMILGNTKIPDGTLLKASCKFQGGRLQMKVSSIEYQGSIQPVEINIHDNDGQLGLQIPQSPEQNALNDIVANMSQTSGTNIMMTQSAGQQIASDLTRGVVQGVSGYFQKRVRMPKVTVKAGHQILLVAK